From Sulfurovum zhangzhouensis, one genomic window encodes:
- a CDS encoding carboxypeptidase regulatory-like domain-containing protein encodes MNKHLSVVTVVLFSLWLAGCVPTDVHKPHYKAGTQENVWGAYDPENVDMSDIDENLTETETLITENMPDERVPRIEFPLDEYRSLARSGKGTIKGKIYLTNSYGGSQVLGGGTRLYLNPMTSYSNQWYEVSYIGGKKMQKADARLFNYLRFTAAESDGSFSFYGVPSGKYFLIGTVQCGEECGYATTKSIRLATKVEVYGNQVKVKDLTRKLD; translated from the coding sequence ATGAATAAACATTTATCAGTTGTAACAGTCGTTTTATTTTCTCTATGGCTTGCGGGGTGTGTTCCTACAGACGTTCATAAACCACATTATAAAGCAGGTACACAGGAAAATGTTTGGGGTGCATATGATCCGGAAAATGTTGATATGTCAGATATCGATGAAAACTTAACAGAGACAGAGACGCTCATTACGGAGAACATGCCAGATGAGAGAGTACCTCGTATTGAATTTCCTTTAGATGAATATCGTTCTTTAGCACGTTCAGGAAAAGGTACGATCAAAGGTAAGATATATCTTACAAACAGTTATGGTGGCAGTCAAGTGTTAGGTGGTGGGACAAGACTTTATCTTAACCCGATGACTTCATATTCTAATCAGTGGTATGAAGTAAGCTATATCGGTGGTAAGAAGATGCAAAAAGCGGATGCTAGACTCTTTAACTACCTGAGATTTACTGCAGCAGAGAGCGATGGAAGTTTTTCCTTTTACGGAGTGCCATCTGGAAAATATTTCCTAATAGGAACAGTTCAGTGCGGTGAAGAGTGCGGTTATGCAACTACTAAAAGTATACGTTTAGCAACAAAAGTTGAAGTTTACGGTAATCAGGTAAAAGTGAAAGATCTTACTAGAAAACTGGATTAA
- a CDS encoding SEL1-like repeat protein, translating to MKKLLEEFINYISSIEDLEVYIFLILLLFTFWFIQNTIKYYKGEKKKVKILYRFAKEGEVHSQYQLAKRFQKGDAVKKSCKQAAFWYQKAAFSGDEQAQKYLKLFLEKRNRSHNHKKC from the coding sequence GTGAAGAAGTTACTAGAAGAATTCATAAATTATATAAGCAGTATTGAAGATCTTGAAGTCTATATTTTTCTGATTTTATTACTTTTTACTTTTTGGTTTATCCAAAACACTATAAAGTATTATAAAGGTGAGAAAAAGAAGGTAAAAATACTGTATCGCTTTGCCAAAGAAGGAGAAGTACATTCTCAGTATCAGCTTGCTAAACGATTTCAAAAGGGTGATGCTGTCAAGAAGTCCTGTAAACAAGCAGCTTTTTGGTATCAAAAAGCCGCTTTTTCAGGTGATGAACAGGCACAAAAGTATCTCAAGCTTTTTTTAGAAAAACGCAATCGATCTCATAATCATAAAAAATGTTGA
- the mnmE gene encoding tRNA uridine-5-carboxymethylaminomethyl(34) synthesis GTPase MnmE: MNETISAIATAHGVSSISIIRLSGSDALSIARRVSKLQNIIPRHAHLTSLYNAEDALIDQAIMIYFASPNSFTGEDIVEFQCHGGMIVAEEILSTVLAYGARLAEPGEFSKRAFLNGKIDLTEAEAISKLIEAKSVDAAKILAKQMKGELKAFVDESRDALLRSLAYSEVMIDYAEEDIPDDILESISSQLDGLIEQITRIVDASHRRRGLIEGFKVAIIGKPNVGKSSLLNALLSYERAIVSDIAGTTRDTIEEQVRIGSHIIRLVDTAGIRESEDTIEKIGIERSLSSVEDADVIIALFDSSRVFDHEDEKIVSMLDNLEDKHLIVALNKSDLEKKFDTSILSSYDPIEVSAKKGFVRLTERMETLFDSIGEGDEIMLVSARQIEAVKYAKSAIEEAKFPLQSGELEFFSYHLQEAVKAISSISKPYDSEEILDKMFGEFCLGK, encoded by the coding sequence ATGAATGAGACAATTTCTGCAATCGCAACAGCCCATGGGGTCTCATCAATCTCTATTATCCGTTTAAGCGGTTCAGATGCACTCTCTATTGCCCGGAGAGTGTCTAAACTGCAGAATATCATACCAAGACATGCACATCTCACTTCTCTTTATAATGCAGAAGATGCCCTGATCGATCAAGCGATTATGATCTATTTTGCTTCACCAAATAGTTTTACGGGTGAAGATATTGTTGAGTTTCAATGCCATGGCGGTATGATCGTTGCTGAAGAGATCTTAAGTACTGTATTGGCATACGGTGCTAGATTGGCTGAACCCGGTGAATTCTCCAAGCGTGCCTTTCTCAATGGAAAAATAGATTTAACCGAAGCAGAGGCGATCTCTAAACTGATTGAAGCGAAAAGTGTTGATGCTGCCAAGATACTTGCTAAGCAGATGAAAGGTGAACTCAAAGCTTTTGTTGATGAGAGCAGAGATGCACTTTTGAGGTCTTTGGCTTATTCAGAGGTCATGATAGACTATGCTGAAGAGGATATTCCTGATGATATCCTAGAAAGTATTAGCAGCCAGCTTGACGGTTTAATAGAACAGATAACGCGTATTGTAGATGCAAGTCACCGTAGAAGAGGGCTTATCGAAGGGTTTAAAGTAGCTATCATTGGTAAACCTAATGTGGGTAAAAGTTCACTGCTTAATGCGTTACTTAGTTATGAACGTGCAATTGTAAGTGATATCGCAGGAACTACACGTGACACAATTGAAGAGCAGGTGCGTATAGGTTCACACATTATTCGTTTAGTTGATACTGCTGGAATTCGTGAGTCTGAAGATACAATAGAAAAAATCGGAATAGAGCGTTCACTCTCATCCGTTGAAGATGCTGATGTCATTATCGCACTTTTTGATAGCTCAAGAGTATTTGATCATGAAGATGAGAAGATAGTTTCAATGTTGGATAATCTTGAAGATAAACATCTGATCGTAGCATTGAATAAATCTGATCTGGAAAAAAAATTCGATACCTCGATATTGAGCAGTTATGATCCTATAGAAGTAAGCGCTAAAAAAGGTTTTGTTCGTCTTACCGAAAGGATGGAAACACTTTTTGATTCGATAGGAGAGGGTGATGAGATTATGTTGGTCTCAGCACGACAAATAGAAGCTGTTAAATATGCAAAATCAGCGATAGAAGAGGCAAAGTTCCCTTTACAATCCGGTGAGTTGGAATTTTTTTCCTATCATCTGCAAGAAGCAGTCAAAGCGATATCTTCTATCTCTAAGCCCTATGACAGTGAAGAGATACTTGATAAAATGTTTGGGGAATTTTGTTTAGGAAAGTGA